ttcattgtgtgcgtgtgcgcgtgcgggGCGTGTTTCCATCCTCTCTACGCACATCGTTACTCCCGCACCACAGTTACTCCTGCCTCCGAACGTTACTGCTGTCGATGAGGAGACGAGGCGTCGCGGGTGCGCGCGCACGAGCGGCGCCGAGCTTTGCTCCAGTCGTCCGCTTTTTTGCGGTATTTGTGCGTGTTGGTATGGTGCGGTGTAaaatggaggctggaggaggaggaggaggaggaggaagatgctgccgcttcctcccccccctcctgtcATCAGGCTGAAGCCCAGCAGGGGTCCTGAAGTGGTCCCTCCATGCACCGGGCTGTCAGTGGGTGCAGCAGGACAGAGCGTGGTGTGGTTTGTTGTGTGTCAGTCCTCAgacgtgttgttgttgttatttccAGGCAGTCTCCATCACTGCTAGTGTTCCCAGAGCCCCACACATAGCTGTCAGACATCTTTCACCAGGTGAAGAACCAGGTGAAGAACCAGGTGAAGGCCACTGAGGAGAACTGACACTCTCATGACTTCCTCCACAGGCCTGAGCGATCACACCCTGAAGTGCAGCAGTACTGGGAAAAAACCTCAACACTGCACTCCTCctctgtggaggaaaaaaaagtcattttttaacACAGTTGAGgtagaaaataacaaaaaacactCCTGCTGTCAAGATGCTTCTGGAACAGtaacagtggtgtgtgtgtgtgtgtgtgtgtgtgtgtgtgtgtgtgtgtgtgtgtgtgtgtgtgtgtgtgtgtgtgtgtgtgtgtgtctggaccaGCCCCGTGTCTCTGGTCCCACTCAGTGACTgataggggtgtaacggtacacataAACTCTGGCTTCGATACGTCCCATGGTCCTGAGGTCACGGCTCGGTTCGATACGGTTCGGGAACAAAACGCAAAACctaaattttcttgttgttcatttgggtgtttattatttgtaaacaaCAAATTACTGGAACAACTTACTGTTTAATACAAAcaggaaaaggaaataaatacaaagtgATGCTTGGTAATAAGTTCAATAAAATCCTCCGTGCTCCACCGATGCACACGCGCCTTCTgtcctgctacatttgggctcacTGATCCTCCAGAAGGCTTTCCAGCACTCTGGACTggttatctgctcctttattacagattatttataggaaatgaggcacatacagTGTCAgtatattatcatttagtatcaaagtttatttagccttttttcttgtttctgaatcgcggggcggcgcctcAATGATTAGATACCTTCctttctgtcggcagaccttctcgtccctccagacagagtctgctctctccgtcctccaggtttccactctctgggtgtctttggacggagctgcagcctgatggcttcacgCTGTCACTCTTCAACGCGCGGACCCGAGCGGGCCGGATTTCATCATAATGTTTGCTAGCAGTAGCCATCATGCCCacgggctgcaggtgtagctgcacatgttAGTGGCAGaacggaaacacacacaacgtCCAGCCCGTgagccaaaaaaataaaacttctggcccgtgaactcacccgtgcaAAGCCCTGTAGTGAACCGAGCGTCAAGGACCGAAACAGtccagtggaaatgcatgttttgttaCACCCCTAGTGACTGATGtcttaagccaggtttacacttgcacgactttttgccacgatgttgttgtggcaaggcgtgccaatctggtgTCTCGAACcagcaggctcccgcactgctcacgactagttcacacacagttcacggacagttcacgaatgcgcccggTAGTGTCGCGAACTGACACGACGCATTCACAGCAAATTCAcacatagtttacgagcttcccgcaccgcacgacgtggttgcgcgcgCAGTTACGCACGTCATATAcgagtaaaaagggggcttccccaaccccgggtcatttttggatttgctgtggaacagacaacatgctgactgCCAGAGACTCCgtcactgcggagaagagaagatcctgtacctgcagctgctctgtgttgaagagcagcagaaaaggcgctgccgggggccccgagctgaagggggccccgacggacggctgacatcagtcaatttcaatgacaaattcaaGGCGCTAAgcttgatgctgcaacgacagtgggccgaaaatcccccgcatggggcccttttccgggtcctcgccggtggccacgactggcacgcatcctcccgcatcgtcccgacgcgttcacaaggcgttcacggacagttggtgcatagttcacggccggtttgcgatattttgtcgtgaccaaaattttgaacatttcaaaattctcgtcccgacatggcacgcagccccgacgggtttacgcgcacttcacaccactttacgagtagtttgcgaccgtttgcgactcgattcgtggcaatgcgtgccacagaatcgtgcaagtgtaaacctggctttactTATTTATTACTTCATTCAGCCTTTTACAGGAGGCCCATCAGACCCAGAAGGACCTGTCCAACCTGTGGAGTAGTGttgagttgtgttgtgttgtgttgtgttgtgttgtgttgagtaGTTGTCTTCATtgtgccggtgtgtgtgttcacatgtcTTCCTGGTCcaagagtgtgtgtctgtgctgacTCACATTGCCCTGTTGTGTAACCTCCAGCTGAGAACATTTATTATTACATAAATCCATCGTtacaggaagcagctggaaaAAACTCCACCGAGAAGAAGACAGCACGTGTTGAAGCATCAGCTGTTTGTTCACAGGCCACAGCGCTGCAGTGAGGCCAGGAGTCCTGGTTTGGTCCTGGTTTGGTCCTGGTTTAGTCGTGGTTTGATTCTGATTTGGTCCTGGTTTGGCCCTGTTTTTGCCCTAGTTTGATTTCGGATTTATTCTGGTTGGATTCTGGCTTGATTCTAGTTTGGCCCTGGTTTGGCCCTGGTTTGGTTCTGGTTTGGTTCTGGTTTGGTAATGGTGGGCAGAGGAGGTTTCTGTGATTGTCTATGTGTTCAGTAATTGTTTGGTCTCcagatgttcacacacacacacacacacacacacacacacacacccacgagAGCTAAATAatgccctgctgctgctcagcaggtTCAGAGGAAACTCGTCTGGAGTCCAGAAGCCCCTGTGGAACCGCAGGAGGTCCTGGATTAACTGGTCCGGTGTTTTCTGACAGGCTGCAGCGTCCACCATGACcaaggaggagaacctggaggcgcaggagaaggagaggcatgaccgggaggagcaggaggagggccgggtccagaaggaggaggaggaagcactgacggaggaggaggaggaggaggaggacgaggaggaagaggaagaggaagatgaagaggagtatgagctggaagaggagagggagggagaggaaagggcagaggtggaggacgaggacgagcaggaggaggatcgAGAGGAGAGGGCGGAgtgtgaagaagaggaggagccggCAGCCGGCCGGGATCTGGAgacggacccggacccggagccGCTGTCTGTGTCCGAGTACCAGAGTCCGGTCCACGAGCCGCGGCGCCGGGCCATGGTGCACCCCTCCGCCCAGGCCCCGCTCCCCAAGGACTACGGTGAGTTAGGCCAGAGGCTACACTGTCATGCCACCTTAATATTCAGTGTTATACCACCTTAAATATTCACTATAATACTAGGGATGGGAATggagaaccggttcctcatgcctcgattccaaggaattgtttttctgtctccttaacgattccgctcatcggttccgctgtgtgtgtgacgaCATACTAGTCTTGAGAAAGATAAACCAATACGACTGgtcagaggtgggagattggagcctgattggagcctgatcaagtcatctccatgccatgtttctgccctcaccatgtaccacagaccagctgaggagcagggctgattagattcacctggtgtgatacatggtcagagcaaaaacatggcatggagatgacttgatcaggctccaatctcccacctctgcgAGCGGATATCCGGTTTGACAAGAGAGCGATGCGGCTGCGTCGGTATCAGCCTCATCAATCGATACAAATCTGTCATGAATCCCTGGACGAATCGATTGTGCAGACATAAGCCGGGTATCGCGAGACTGGCGGTCGGTTAACAGTGTGTCTTTAAAACAACGCGAGAGCTGCCTCTGcttcatgcagtggctccgcccccccgtcagggggagctagtgagctggacagagtgtcagcctgcagcagtgtgagaagaagactgagcagtgtggctgctggtggtttttctaaggttcatttcaaacagcgcatcgtaaatatctgcctgtcagtactcgagtatacttagttgatgttcaggatggaggtgatacttgtgtttgtcagtttgttttgaagtttcagcacagatgctaattccgttagcatgtcaatggtgtttccattaatagttagcattgagctagcggctttgactttaaatactgactggttctgtttttagacagtgatgtatgttgtggtacatcttgtgtatttgttctcttctatgtttatctggtttgtctcagttttacagccttcaggagaaagtaataaaagctcagagcagctgaaatctcctgctttctctctgaagaactgttctctacaggccagactgaacccaACATTCAGGAGGgttgaattattaatgttcatgaagttgaatagaacttgaatttgatggttatgaagttatttacatcattaatgcagttactgaacctttgaggttcttaattgttgcttattgctgcttattttgagaaggagaatatatatttttatttaatgctgcagtaattttttttaatcttaaatcacgtgaaatgttatcactgttgtgagtttttgagtttaaataattgtacaataaaaagttctctTATGAgaaaccttattgtcttcaacatatttttattttcacaaaatgatatttgaaaaacaggggtcgtcttataatcagagttgtactatattcgggccaatacggtaatttattttaattgagtAATTTCTTATCGACAATTAATCGATAATCAATTAATTGTTTGCATCCCTAATTTCAcacgaaaagatgaaactggggcgacTTGCAGcgcttgcaaagttttcatgacataaatatttttttcttctgttcaggatgaagatattaaagagttaatgcaaacacccatttgtattatttcatttctcactcagtgagaatcgataagagaatCGTATCGACAAGCAGCATTGATAATGGAATCGGAATAGCTAAATTCTTGGCTAAATTCCATCCCTATATAATACCACCTTCAATATCCTCTCTCATACCACCTTAACTATTCACTATGCACCTTAAATATTCACTATCATACCACCTTAATTCCTCTGTCACTACATCTGACTCACTGTCGCCCTCTGAAATATTGGCAGGCATTCCTCCTTAAATTTACGCTGTCATACCGCCTTAAGGCTTCCAGCAGACATGCCAAACACACGCAGCTCCTTTAGAATCagcttaaaggtctaatacacgattttctcgaaaagacgaagccccaagtctgttactcacttttagaacaacgcgcatgcgccagaccgtccgcccggctctcctgcttctcccaggaaaagtggaagtgtacgagcgcgatctcctcttctccggcgtgcacggctctgtttacagtttctgcgatccgcctcgctcataaataaagcttttttttccgaaacagttacagtttcattatgtcagactcgccatcggtaagtacgagctcagaagctcaccggctacataaacactctgaatgcgcatgcgcaaaagggagaagctgattgggcgagAGCCTACGTGTTCTACgtaaccgccttacgaaagcagctcgtcagaatgattgacaaacagacccaccaattatttaggtgatccacccggaaatcaaaatgttgtattacacctttaaatgaGCTGATTTTGTGCTGAGCTGCTAAACTGTTTACAGACGCCTCAGCCGTCCTCACCAGTTATTCAGACTGCAGAGACTTGAACATGTAGTCAGTGTGTCCACTCGGGGTTCCATCCTGCACCATGTCGCGTCTGCTCAAAGGCTCTGAGGCACGCACTGCCTGACGGCTGCAGAAGGTCGAACTACTGAGGAACGGCAGCAGAGCCTTTCATAGCCAGGCTGAACCAGCCTGTGAGTCTGGAATCAGGGCATAGAGTCCTGAACCAGCCTGTGAGTCTGGAATCAGGGCATAGAGTCCTGAACCAGCCTGTGAGTCTGGAATCAGGGCATAGAGTCCTGAACCAGCCTGTGAGTCTGGAATCAGGAACAGTGAATCACCAGAACCACTTGAAGCAGCTGGACTCTAAGGTCAGCTCAGGTCAGGGTTTTCAAAGTGACCCTTTAACAGATCTTTAAATGTCAGACCTACTCTGGATCCCTGGTCTGCAGTGACCCCCTTACAGACCTGGTCTGGATCCCTGGTCTGCAGTGACCCCCTTACAGACCTGGTCTGGATCCCTGGTCTGCAGTGTGATCCTGGAAGTGACTGCAGACTGGGTGGTGCTGATGAGAGGATCAGATGGTGAAGTTCCActgctgctccatcactgctcctctGACGGCGGTTCTGTGTTTCCAGCCTTCACCTTCTTCGACCCCAATGACCCCGCCTGTGTGGAGATCCTGATGGATCCTGGAACCTCCATCCCGGAGCTGTTCGCCATCGTGCGTCAGTGGGTTCCTCAGGTGCAGCACAAGATCGACGTGATCGGGAACGAGGTGAGAAAACCGAGGCGAGGTTAGAGATTTGAGTTGAGGTTAGCAGGATGAGAGTCCAGACGGAAATGGAAGACTTTCAGAATAAGGCTCTCAGGTGAAGTCCTCTCCTGTGCCGCTGGGTTCTAACGGATCCTCTGTTCTGGTCTCAGATCCTGAAGCGCGGTTGCCACGTCAACGACCGCGACGGTTTGACCGACATGACGCTGCTGCACTACAGCTGCAAGGCCGGGGCGCACGGAGTCGGTAAGACCGCGtcacctcctggtcctggtcctggtcctggtcctgatcctgttCCTGGTCCCAGCCCATGTCCTGCTGGACTTGTTGGTTCTCAGTTTGCTGTCTTCACGTCTGGTTTTCCTCCTGGCCGTCTGGACGGAGGAGGCCATGACAGCTGAAGCTCCAGCTGTGTCCTGGTTCAGTGGTTTCATAACCCAGCGACTGGGTTAACAAAATAACCCAACATTTTGTAGTGTGTCGTCAACAAACAATCACTgtagaaaataacatttaaaggAGAACTTAATCTTAATGTGGGCTCCTTAAtgtaaacctgctgaaagcctgGGAGGATCTGTCAATCCTTCCAGAGCAGACCAGTCAAtcaagtagccacgccccctcattatgaaaactttaaaggtgcattaaggagttttacaaccttaaaaatacttattttccaccataagtatgttacacatttttaatgatgtgtacaatgtgccctgacatattcattacaagtacctctaacagcgctaaattgtcacttgaaagttgcagtgccggtccggcaccagaatctttttggggagaatttgaaaggaatgacgtaatgcacgctccggctggttaaaggggtacagcgcagttttaaatattaaattttcaattattcacacccacacacattttcacctttgcctgatgggcagcaagagctatttttgcaagatcgcagtcgctcctattttcctgtgcagggcactgaaggcacagcgatatgagtgattcgggtacgaatcgctctgagcctgacgtaatgcgcgctcccgctggcctggtaatccttaagtttcgatttgtccgccattactccgccagacgcttagcagcaacaactgagcagtactgaggatgaagcttccagaaagtaagaaaagaccggcttctagcactgccacagctccagcacagaccccaccaggcagaagaaacttacattttactcgagcgctactaaaagagcgaggaaggagttcccctcttccgtgcacgcgagccacagggacgagcttttcactaagctgcattacgcccaaggcctgcagggggcgctgtttcgcataaatcGTGCAacctccttaaggcacctttaacgctcaaaaaaaaattcagtattaaaggaatacttcaccCAAAAACCGacttggcctcattttctactcaccctcatgctgagcaacactctggagcatTTTTTTGATGTCTGAAATGCAGCCGGAGATCCGGGGGGATTTTTgttgtcaacaaacttccatatAACAGGGACCGATAGAGCCCGAAAGAgaaaggtccataaagtccacaaaacgtgcctattttccttcatactgctcgtccgctgtaatccaagtgtcctgagtgggtaacgtccataattaattcgaaacgaggtcatttagtacatttttcgAGTGTAAACAGTGCTCTCTCGTACTTCTGCAGTGCTCGTCTGCGCgtgcaccctgaactacggaagccacggcagaccaagccagacgcttgcgcgctttcagcgactacttttccaaattgcaagcgtagaagaagaagttctgcTGTTTACACTCTGCTGTGAGCCTGACGAGGAGGAGGTTAGCGTTTCCCAAGGTAGAAAAACTTGATAAATCAGtagtcaaattaaaaacatggtTCGAGTGTGTGCCTATCCTGGGTGCTTCAATCAAATGAAGCGCAGGTGCCTGAGGAGATCCCGTTATGTGACTTTCCACAAGTTACCTGTCCAGGACCCTGAAAGGCTGAAACTGTGGCTAGTAGCTCTTGGCAAGGATATCGGGACCGCCAGCGTCGATTCGCTCAGGGTCTGTAGTGAACACTTTTCCGAATGTGTAAAGGAAGACCTTTATTAAAGACGACCGTGTTACAGGTAAGAACAGAGACGTACTTTATCGATCATTTATTTAGCTTACATGTTTTAtatgaaataactttttttaaaaacgtgATCATGTTAAAAGATGTTTAATGTCAAAAATACCTTGATTTTGACAGTAGTCCATGAATTTTTACATAATTTTGGCCTGTTGTCCCGGTCATTTCACTTTAATTGTGTTGTTatcattcaatatttttttcttcaaaactgtACCACAATCTAACTACTTACCAACACCCCCTCCACAGTTCATAGTGacatcattttaatttcatttgacaTTAATAAATGTCTCAATTAACCAATTAATTCTCAGGAATTAAGTGAGACAGGGAGAGTGAGCTGTACTGCAGCTGCTCATGTCAGTGATTGTCTGCAAGTTGTCagagtttaaataaaaaaacatccaggTGATAATAACTTTGATAATAACtttgattgtccacagctcggtcacagagtgtaaacagcggaacttcttcttctacacttgcaatttagaaaagtagtccctgaaagcgcgcaagcgtctgtcTTGGTCTGTCGCAGCTTCCATAGTTCAGGGTGCGCACTCAGACGTGCGCTGTGGAAGTACGAAAGGGCGCTGTGCGAGAGCGGGGACTGGTGGCTCCATCATGACAAGGCACcagcgcacagggctctgcggtaaaacagttcctggtgaaaaacggcatggccctgctgccccatccgccGTATTCCCTCCATTTAGCATCttgcgacttctgtctcttccctaGAATGAAAAAGgcactgaaggggcggagatttgatgatgaggaagacgtgcaggaaaaaaatcGAAGAACACTCTTAAAGCGAtcattacgcacgagttttcCGACTGctttgagcaatggaaatcccggctgcaggctggattcaagccgaaggagaggactttgaaggtgacagttttgattgaatgtgaaaataaaaaaataaaaagttataaccacagtccaggcacttttgggtcccccctcgtaaaTGACCTTGTTAAGAATTAAGTATGGACGTTACccactcaggacacttggattacagcggacgagcagtatgaaggaaaataggcacgttttgtggactttatggacctttttctttcgggctctatcggtccctgttatatggaagtttgttgacaacAAAATCCCCCCagatctccagctgcatttgagacatcaaagAAGTGCTCCAGAGTCTTGCTCAGCATGatggtgagtagaaaatgaggccaaatcgttttttgggtgaagtattcctttaatatattttcagatggacCACCACTCTCGTCCAGACgatgaaatgcaatgaaaaacaactctgagctgcagaaattCTGCAGATCCAGTTGtattgatgtttcattttgaactgGAGTCTATGGAGTCACAGCCTTTCTGAAGCCAGGTGCTTGgagccccctggtggacactgtgataTTGACAGTTTTTTACACTTCTAGGTAGGCTTCATGTTTTAGAGTCACATGTTTTGTCCACTTTATATATGGTGGATGGTCCAGGTGCAGCGCCCCCTAGCTGTGTCCAGGCGCAGCGCCCCCTAGCTGTGTCCAGGCGCCGAGCGTCCTAGCTGTGTCCTCGCTGTGTGCAGGCGATCCGGCGGCCGCGCTGCGTCTCACCAGTCAGCTGATCTCTCTGGGAGCCGACGTGTCTCTGAGGAGCCGCTGGACCAACATGAACGCCCTGCACTACGCCGCGTACTTCGACGTCCCGGAGCTGATCCGGGTCCTGCTGAAGGCCGCCAAACCCAGAGGTAGGCTAGGCAGCCGCCGCTCGCCACCGCCCACAGCTGGAACTCAACCTGCTCTCCGCTGTCTGCAGTGCTGAACTCCACATGCAGCGACTTCCACTACGGCACCGCCCTGCACATCGCCGCCTCCAACCTGTGTCTGGGGGCCGTCAAGTGTCTGCTGGAGCACGGAGCCAACCCCACCCTCCGGGTAGGAGCCCAgcttatagagcatcttcctcctctgacatcagattactGGATATTTTCCAGTGATCTCTAGCAGCTGTTTGCCTGTTAGTCGATTGTGGAGCAGAATATTTGTAACACCCATCAACCTCCAGGTCTCCCTCGTGGTTATTTCCATTTTCAGCGACTGCTTGCATCCTGTTGCTGCGCGACCTGAAACCCCGTGTCTGCTCTCTGATTCCCGCAGAACGATAAGGGCCAGGTCCCGGCGGAGGTGGTCCCGGACCCGATGGACATGAGCCTGGACAAGGCGGAGGCGGCCATGGTGGCCaaggagctgaagcagctgctgctggacgccgtGCCGCTGAGCTGCAACCTGCCG
The sequence above is a segment of the Salarias fasciatus chromosome 14, fSalaFa1.1, whole genome shotgun sequence genome. Coding sequences within it:
- the clip3 gene encoding LOW QUALITY PROTEIN: CAP-Gly domain-containing linker protein 3 (The sequence of the model RefSeq protein was modified relative to this genomic sequence to represent the inferred CDS: deleted 1 base in 1 codon) translates to MTKEENLEAQEKERHDREEQEEGRVQKEEEEALTEEEEEEEDEEEEEEEDEEEYELEEEREGEERAEVEDEDEQEEDREERAECEEEEEPAAGRDLETDPDPEPLSVSEYQSPVHEPRRRAMVHPSAQAPLPKDYAFTFFDPNDPACVEILMDPGTSIPELFAIVRQWVPQVQHKIDVIGNEILKRGCHVNDRDGLTDMTLLHYSCKAGAHGVGDPAAALRLTSQLISLGADVSLRSRWTNMNALHYAAYFDVPELIRVLLKAAKPRVLNSTCSDFHYGTALHIAASNLCLGAVKCLLEHGANPTLRNDKGQVPAEVVPDPMDMSLDKAEAAMVAKELKQLLLDAVPLSCNLPRATLPNYDNIPGNLMLSSLGMKLGDRVVLDDMKTGTLRFCGTTEFASGQWVGVELDEPEGKNDGSVGGVRYFICPPKLGIFAPVSKISKAVDQTPSSVTSTPRTPRLDLASRLAGRTKKEKEKKEKEREKAAQRKKASVASLDPDGLNAEVGDHVLVAGQKHGIVRFYGKTDFAPGYWFGIELDQPTGKHDGSVFGVRYFSCLPKYGVFAPPSRVQRIRGPKDGSQNDGSMVKKVHQVTMSQPKRNFNTMRSPKDLTSESSISRLLFCCWFPWMLRAEMQS